In the genome of Raphanus sativus cultivar WK10039 chromosome 4, ASM80110v3, whole genome shotgun sequence, one region contains:
- the LOC108854536 gene encoding putative clathrin assembly protein At2g25430, translated as MAPSIRKAIGAVKDQTSIGIAKVASNVAPDLEVAIVKATSHDDDPASEKYIREILSLTSLSRGYILACVTSVSRRLGKTRDWVVALKALMLVHRLLNEGDPLFQEEILHSTRRGTRMLNMSDFRDEAHSSSWDHSAFVRTYAFYLDQRLELALFERKSGGTGNSSYHSNNDDRYGRGGRDNDFRSPPQRSYDYENAGVPKRSRSYGDMNEMGGGKAAATAATTPLPEMTPERIFGKMGHLQRLLDRFLTLRPTGLAKNSRMILIALYPVVRESFKLYADICEVLAVLLDKFFDMEYADCVKAFDAYASAAKQIDELIAFYNWCKETGVARSSEYPEVQRITSKLLETLEEFVRDRAKRGKSPERKEIEAPPTPPPVEEEPEPDMNEIKALPPPENYTPPPPPEPEPEPAKPQYTEDLVNLREDGVTGDDQGNKFALALFAGPAGSNGKWEAFPSDNGVTSAWQNPAAEPGKADWELALVETASNLEKQTAALGGGFDSLLLNGMYDQGAVRQHVSTSQLTGGSASSVALPLPGKTNTQVLALPAPDGTVEKVNQDPFAASLTIPPPSYVQMAEMEKKQHLLSQEQLLWQQYQREGMRGQASLAKMNTGPVPGGMPYGMPPVNGMGPAPTGYYYNNPY; from the coding sequence ATGGCGCCGAGTATCCGCAAAGCGATCGGAGCGGTTAAGGACCAAACAAGCATCGGGATCGCGAAAGTAGCGAGCAACGTGGCGCCAGATCTGGAGGTAGCCATCGTGAAAGCCACGAGCCACGACGACGACCCCGCGAGCGAGAAGTACATCCGCGAGATCCTCAGCCTCACCTCCCTCTCCCGCGGCTACATCCTCGCCTGCGTCACCTCCGTCTCGCGTCGCCTTGGTAAAACTCGCGACTGGGTCGTCGCACTCAAGGCCCTGATGCTCGTCCACCGCCTCCTCAACGAAGGGGACCCTCTCTTCCAGGAAGAGATCCTCCACTCCACTAGGCGTGGGACGAGGATGCTCAACATGTCCGACTTCCGCGACGAGGCGCACTCGAGCTCGTGGGATCACTCGGCTTTCGTCAGGACTTACGCTTTTTATTTAGATCAGAGGCTTGAGTTGGCTCTGTTTGAGAGGAAGAGTGGTGGTACTGGAAACAGTAGTTATCATAGCAATAACGATGACCGTTACGGTAGAGGAGGAAGAGATAACGATTTTCGATCTCCGCCTCAGAGATCTTACGATTACGAGAATGCTGGAGTTCCTAAGAGATCTCGGTCTTACGGAGATATGAATGAGATGGGAGGAGGGAAAGCCGCCGCAACCGCGGCGACTACGCCGTTACCGGAGATGACTCCAGAGAGGATATTCGGGAAGATGGGGCATTTACAGAGGCTGCTTGACCGGTTCTTGACGTTGAGACCGACCGGTTTAGCTAAGAACAGCAGAATGATACTGATCGCGTTGTATCCCGTCGTGAGGGAGAGTTTTAAGCTTTATGCCGATATCTGCGAGGTGTTGGCTGTATTGCTTGACAAGTTTTTCGATATGGAGTATGCGGATTGCGTCAAGGCCTTTGACGCTTACGCGAGCGCGGCGAAACAGATCGACGAGCTTATCGCGTTTTATAATTGGTGTAAGGAGACTGGCGTGGCGAGGTCGTCTGAGTACCCGGAGGTTCAGAGGATTACTAGTAAGTTGTTGGAGACGTTGGAAGAGTTTGTTAGAGATAGGGCGAAGAGAGGGAAGAGTCCTGAGAGGAAAGAGATCGAAGCTCCTCCTACTCCTCCACCGGTGGAGGAGGAGCCTGAACCTGATATGAACGAGATCAAAGCGCTTCCTCCTCCGGAGAATTacactcctcctcctccgccggaGCCTGAACCTGAACCGGCGAAACCGCAGTACACGGAGGATTTGGTTAACTTGAGGGAAGATGGAGTCACCGGTGATGACCAAGGGAACAAGTTTGCGCTCGCGCTATTCGCGGGTCCCGCTGGAAGTAACGGGAAATGGGAAGCGTTCCCGTCGGATAATGGAGTGACTTCCGCGTGGCAGAATCCTGCTGCGGAGCCAGGGAAAGCGGATTGGGAACTGGCATTGGTTGAAACAGCTAGCAACTTGGAGAAACAGACAGCAGCGTTAGGCGGCGGGTTTGATTCTCTGCTGCTCAACGGGATGTACGATCAAGGAGCGGTTAGGCAGCACGTGAGCACCTCGCAGTTAACAGGTGGCAGCGCGAGCAGCGTAGCGTTACCTCTACCGGGTAAAACCAACACTCAAGTGTTGGCCTTGCCTGCACCAGATGGAACCGTGGAGAAAGTGAACCAAGACCCGTTCGCAGCTTCGCTGACCATCCCGCCACCTTCGTACGTGCAAATGgctgagatggagaagaagcagCATCTGCTGAGCCAAGAGCAGCTGCTGTGGCAGCAGTACCAGCGTGAAGGAATGAGAGGTCAAGCTAGTTTGGCGAAGATGAACACTGGTCCAGTTCCGGGTGGAATGCCTTACGGAATGCCACCTGTCAATGGGATGGGACCAGCACCGACGGGGTATTACTACAACAATCCTTACTGA
- the LOC108849561 gene encoding receptor like protein 21-like, whose product MERKLFLGQFLILVILLLGHLHGCTSCVEKERKALLELKKYLISLSVDWGYDTVQPTWTNDTKSDCCRWEGLECNRTSGRVIGISIGDMMFEDFSSPLNISLLHPFEEIRSLSLSVERNGFNGFFDDVEGYKSLRRLRNLEILDLSSNRFNDSIFPFLNGAASLKTLLLHNNLIEGPFLAEEQKDLTNLELLDLSLNIFKGSLSDFTHLTKLKTLNLSSNYLSSSMELQGLENWTNLELLDLSRNFLNGSMLEFSYLKKLKALNLSSNDFSSSMELQELKHLINLELLNLAQNSFSGPIPVEVFCEMKNLRELDLSENHFLGHIPLCLGSLKKLRVLDLSSNQFSGNIPSSFTSLESLEYISLSDNNFTGIFSLNPLTNLTNLKVLKLSTTSSSTDTLQVESESTWQPKFQLSVAVLRSCSLKNIPSFFLHQKNLRLVDLSSNKLSGNVPTWLLENNTQLEVLLLQNNSFTTFQLMMPTTIVHNNLQLLDFSANDISGLFPDNIGRLLPSIVHMNGSNNGFQGIFPSSVGEMKNISFLDLSYNNFSGKLPRSFFTGCFSLKYLKLSHNGFIGNVPPRGTNFTSLDVLRIDNNLFTGEIGVGLLSSNATLSILDMSNNLLTGAIPSWISNLSNLEFLLLSDNNIQGTVPPSLGNMSSVSFLDLSGNLFSGAIPSYLGHYVRYLFLQDNNFTGPIPNNFLERRVRILDLRDNKLSGSIPEFVISTTDSEEDPPELSILLLRGNSLTGPIPKQLCDMRIIRILDLSHNKLNGSIPSCLYNLSFDLGVAEQDTNIYIGRDYNNPTSLRFEYYKSTFVVEKLVVDYTSYHEIEINFATKERYDSYTGGTEFNEGVLGYMYGMDLSSNEFSGVIPEELGNLSRVRALNLSHNFLSGSIPSSFSNLKDIESLDISYNELHGIIPQQLTSLVSLAVFDVSYNNLSGIVPQGRQFNTFDKNSYVGNPLLCGLPTDISCDEATERSEEEDNGREEEEDEEVIDMLVFYYSTGATYLTALICILLLMCFDCPWRRSLLRLIDAFIALVKTMFP is encoded by the exons ATGGAACGAAAGCTTTTCTTGGGCCAATTCTTGATATTGGTGATATTACTGTTGGGGCATCTACATGGATGCACAAGCTGCgttgagaaagagagaaaagctTTGTTGGAGCTCAAGAAATACCTTATCTCACTGAGTGTAGATTGGGGATACGACACTGTTCAACCTACTTGGACTAATGATACAAAAAGTGATTGCTGTCGGTGGGAGGGCCTTGAGTGCAATCGTACAAGCGGGCGGGTTATCGGGATATCCATTGGTGACATGATGTTTGAAGACTTCAGTTCTCCCCTAAATATTTCTTTACTACATCCTTTTGAAGAGATTCGAAGTCTGAGCCTATCCGTCGAACGGAACGGATTTAATGGCTTCTTTGATGATGTTGAAG GTTATAAAAGCTTAAGGAGACTAAGAAACCTTGAGATTTTGGATCTCTCTTCAAACCGATTCAACGACAGCATATTTCCCTTTCTTAATGGTGCTGCATCACTtaaaactcttcttcttcacaatAACTTGATTGAAGGCCCTTTTCTTGCTGAAG AACAAAAAGACTTGACAAACTTGGAACTGTTGGATCTGAGTCTAAACATTTTTAAGGGCTCCTTGTCAG ATTTTACTCACCTCACAAAACTGAAAACTCTAAATCTAAGTTCCAATTACTTGTCTAGCTCAATGGAATTACAAG GACTAGAAAATTGGACAAACTTGGAACTGCTGGATCTGAGTCGAAATTTTCTAAACGGCTCCATGCTAG AGTTTTCTTACCTCAAAAAGCTGAAAGCTCTAAATCTAAGTTCCAATGATTTTTCTAGCTCTATGGAATTGCAAG AACTAAAACACTTGATCAACTTGGAACTGCTAAACCTTGCTCAAAATAGTTTCAGTGGACCTATACCAGTAGAAG TATTTTGTGAAATGAAGAATCTGCGGGAGCTTGATCTGAGTGAAAATCATTTTCTAGGCCACATTCCTCTTTGTCTAGGCAGTTTGAAGAAGCTACGAGTTCTCGACCTATCATCCAACCAATTTAGCGGAAATATACCATCTAGCTTCACTAGCCTTGAGTCCCTCGAATATATTTCATTGTCAGATAACAACTTCACAGGCATATTCTCTCTCAACCCACTCACCAACCTCACAAATCTCAAGGTGTTAAAACTTTCAACAACGTCCTCGTCGACTGATACGCTACAAGTAGAGTCAGAGAGTACTTGGCAGCCAAAATTTCAGCTCAGTGTTGCTGTGCTACGATCTTGCAGCTTGAAGAATATCCCTTCCTTTTTTTTGCACCAAAAAAACTTGCGTCTGGTTGATCTATCCAGCAACAAATTATCCGGAAACGTTCCTACTTGGCTGCTGGAGAATAATACACAACTTGAAGTCTTACTGCTGCAGAACAATTCATTCACTACCTTCCAGCTGATGATGCCTACTACAATAGTGCATAATAATTTGCAATTATTGGATTTTTCAGCAAATGATATTAGTGGACTGTTCCCTGATAACATCGGTCGTCTGCTTCCGTCTATTGTACATATGAACGGCTCAAATAATGGATTCCAAGGGATTTTTCCATCGTCAGTGGGCGAGATGAAGAACATTTCGTTTCTTGACCTATCTTACAATAACTTCTCCGGCAAGTTACCTAGAAGCTTTTTCACCGGCTGTTTTTCACTTAAATACCTGAAGCTCTCTCACAACGGATTCATTGGCAACGTTCCTCCCAGAGGAACAAACTTCACTTCGTTGGATGTGTTGAGAATAGATAACAACTTATTCACAGGTGAGATCGGTGTTGGTTTGCTTAGCTCCAACGCTACATTGTCGATTCTAGACATGTCCAACAATCTTCTCACAGGTGCAATCCCGAGTTGGATATCTAACCTATCTAATTTGGAGTTCTTATTGTTATCAGATAATAACATCCAAGGCACAGTACCACCTTCTCTGGGGAACATGTCCTCAGTTTCATTCTTGGACCTCTCTGGAAACCTATTCTCTGGAGCCATACCGTCATACCTTGGTCACTACGTGAGATATCTCTTCCTACAAGACAACAACTTCACAGGACCGATTCCGAATAATTTTTTGGAACGTCGTGTCCGAATACTCGATCTGCGGGACAATAAGCTCTCTGGGAGTATCCCTGAGTTTGTGATCAGTACTACCGACTCGGAGGAGGATCCTCCAGAGCTAAGTATTCTTTTGTTGAGGGGAAACAGTTTAACAGGACCGATTCCAAAGCAGCTGTGTGATATGAGAATCATTAGAATTTTAGATCTTTCGCATAACAAGCTCAACGGTTCCATACCTTCATGCCTCTACAACTTATCATTTGATCTCGGAGTCGCGGAACAGGATACGAATATCTACATTGGGAGAGATTATAACAATCCCACAAGCCTTCGGTTTGAATATTACAAATCCACATTTGTGGTTGAGAAGCTTGTAGTAGACTACACTAGCTATCATGAAATTGAAATAAATTTTGCAACAAAAGAAAGGTATGATTCTTATACCGGAGGAACTGAGTTCAATGAAGGTGTGCTTGGCTATATGTATGGAATGGATCTGTCAAGCAATGAGTTTAGTGGTGTGATCCCAGAAGAGCTTGGAAACCTCTCGAGAGTGCGAGCACTTAACCTCTCTCACAATTTCTTGTCTGGTTCGATTCCATCCAGCTTCTCCAATTTAAAGGATATTGAGAGCCTTGATATTTCCTACAATGAGTTGCATGGAATCATTCCTCAGCAGCTAACCAGCCTTGTTTCTCTTGCTGTGTTTGATGTGTCTTACAACAACTTATCAGGAATCGTTCCCCAAGGAAGGCAGTTTAATACCTTTGACAAGAACAGCTATGTAGGGAATCCTCTTCTTTGCGGACTACCTACCGATATAAGTTGTGATGAGGCTACAGAGAGGTCAGAGGAAGAGGATAATGgaagggaagaagaagaggacgaGGAAGTTATTGACATGTTGGTATTCTATTATAGCACTGGTGCAACTTATTTGACGGCGTTGATATGCATTCTTCTACTTATGTGCTTTGATTGTCCTTGGCGTCGATCATTGCTACGCCTTATTGATGCTTTCATCGCTCTAGTAAAAACTATGTTTCCTTAA
- the LOC108851506 gene encoding 60S ribosomal protein L31-3 yields MSEKKGRKEEVVTREYTINLHRRLHSCTFKKKAPKAIKEIRKFAEKAMGTKDVRVDVKLNKQIWSKGIRGPPRRIRVRVARKRNDDEDAKEEFFSLVTVAEIPAEGLSGLGTKVIDEED; encoded by the coding sequence ATGTCTGAGAAAAAGGGAAGGAAAGAGGAAGTGGTGACCAGAGAGTACACCATCAACCTCCACAGACGCCTTCACAGCTGCACCTTTAAGAAGAAGGCACCAAAGGCCATCAAGGAGATCAGGAAGTTTGCAGAGAAAGCCATGGGGACAAAGGACGTTAGGGTGGACGTGAAGTTGAACAAGCAGATATGGAGCAAAGGAATCAGAGGTCCTCCAAGGAGGATCAGGGTCCGTGTTGCGCGCAAGAGAAACGACGACGAAGACGCAAAGGAGGAGTTTTTCTCACTCGTGACTGTTGCTGAGATCCCTGCTGAAGGACTCAGTGGACTTGGCACTAAGGTCATCGATGAGGAGGATTGA